One genomic window of Hirundo rustica isolate bHirRus1 chromosome 35, bHirRus1.pri.v3, whole genome shotgun sequence includes the following:
- the KRT18 gene encoding keratin, type I cytoskeletal 18 codes for MSFSRRTVYSSSVRSGGAGSLGTPGIAPGRRFAPLGSAASVYAGAGGAGSRISVTRTLSGSAGAFGAGYGAAYGAGLGGSVFLGGSGAVANEKEAMQDLNERLATYLEQVRSLERENRRLETQIREFMAKKGPSAHDWSPQWELIEELRDKILESAVENARTVLQIDNARLAADDFRVKFEAELAIRLSVDGDIAGLRKVLDDTNMTRLQLEGDIEALREELILLRKDHDQEMQELRAQVSQSALTVEVDAPRSQDLGKVLGELRAQYDALAQKNLEDLEKQWGQQITETTLEVTQSTKDLDTARGTVGALRRSLQTLEIDLEALRNQNAGLEAALAEAEARAGAHLAQVQLQVSAAEAELREVRAQLQRQNEQHRELLGLKDRLEAEIATYRQLLEGGDGFSLRDALDKETTATTAGTGTGTGTTQRVITETREVKVRTY; via the exons ATGAGCTTCTCCCGCCGCACCGTCTATTCCAGCTCCGTCCGCTCCGGCGGCGCCGGGAGCCTCGGGACCCCCGGGATCGCCCCCGGCCGCCGCTTCGCGCCCCTGGGCAGCGCCGCCAGCGTCTACGCGGGAGCGGGGGGCGCGGGGTCCCGCATCTCCGTCACCCGCACCCTGAGCGGCTCCGCGGGGGCCTTTGGGGCCGGGTATGGGGCCGCGTATGGGGCCGGCCTGGGGGGCAGCGTCTTCCTGGGGGGCTCCGGGGCCGTGGCCAACGAGAAGGAGGCGATGCAGGATCTCAACGAGCGCCTGGCCACGTACCTGGAGCAGGTGCGGAGCCTGGAGAGGGAGAACCGGCGCCTGGAGACGCAGATCCGGGAGTTTATGGCCAAGAAGGGACCCAGCGCCCATGACTGGAGCCCCCAGTGGGAGCTGATCGAGGAGCTCCGGGACAAG ATCCTGGAGAGCGCGGTGGAGAACGCTCGCACCGTGCTGCAGATCGACAACGCGCGGCTGGCGGCCGACGACTTCCGGGTCAA GTTCGAGGCCGAGCTGGCCATCCGGCTGTCGGTGGACGGCGACATCGCGGGGCTGCGCAAGGTCCTGGACGACACCAACATGACGCGGCTGCAGCTCGAGGGGGACATCGAGGCCCTGCGCGAGGAGCTGATCCTGCTGCGCAAGGACCACGACCAG GAAATGCAGGAGCTGCGGGCGCAGGTCTCGCAGTCAGCGCTGACGGTGGAGGTGGACGCGCCGCGGTCGCAGGATTTAGGGAAGGTCCTGGGAGAGCTGCGGGCTCAGTACGACGCCCTGGCACAGAAAAACCTGGAGGATCTGGAGAAGCAGTGGGGGCAGCAG ATCACGGAGACCACCCTGGAGGTGACGCAGAGCACGAAGGACCTGGACACGGCGCGAGGCACTGTCGGGGCCCTGCGCCGCTCACTGCAGACCCTCGAGATCGACCTTGAGGCGCTGCGCAACCAG AACGCGGGGCTGGAGGCGGCGCTGGCCGAGGCCGAGGCCCGGGCCGGGGCTCACCTGGCGCAGGTGCAGCTCCAGGTGAGCGCGGCCGAGGCGGAGCTGCGGGAAGTGCGGGCGCAGCTCCAGCGGCAGAACGAGCAGCACCGGGAGCTGCTCGGCCTCAAGGACCGCCTCGAGGCCGAGATCGCGACATATcggcagctgctggagggcgGAGACGGCTTCAG cctgagGGACGCCCTGGACAAGGAGACCACGGCCAccacggcagggacagggacagggacagggaccacCCAGCGCGTGATCACCGAGACCAGGGAGGTGAAGGTCCGCACGTACTGA